Proteins from a genomic interval of Trifolium pratense cultivar HEN17-A07 linkage group LG6, ARS_RC_1.1, whole genome shotgun sequence:
- the LOC123887977 gene encoding RING-H2 finger protein ATL74-like, with amino-acid sequence MKRRFLETEMSMPPSYNNNNTNDSFINVENFDTNMVIILAALLCALICALGLNTIARCAMRCNRGFSEETPEQATARLNKTGLKKAELSEIPVTVYHTRENIPATECPICLGEFENGDRIRMLPKCNHEFHVMCIDTWLVSHSSCPNCRNSLLVERESNVVCSDDGVVVDGLPENVAAVIVEVEAS; translated from the coding sequence ATGAAACGCCGTTTTCTCGAAACAGAGATGAGTATGCCACCAtcatacaacaacaacaacacaaacgATTCATTCATCAACGTCGAAAACTTCGACACAAACATGGTGATTATATTAGCAGCACTCTTATGCGCATTGATATGCGCTCTAGGATTAAACACCATAGCCCGCTGCGCGATGCGATGCAACAGAGGATTCTCCGAAGAGACACCGGAACAAGCAACAGCAAGGTTGAACAAAACAGGGCTGAAAAAGGCAGAACTGAGTGAAATTCCGGTAACAGTTTACCATACCAGAGAGAATATTCCGGCAACAGAGTGTCCCATTTGTTTAGGGGAGTTTGAGAATGGAGACAGAATTCGAATGTTGCCAAAATGTAATCACGAGTTTCATGTTATGTGTATTGACACGTGGTTGGTGTCACATTCTTCATGTCCCAATTGTCGAAATTCACTTCTTGTTGAGAGAGAATCCAATGTTGTTTGTTCTGATGATGGTGTTGTCGTAGATGGGTTGCCGGAAAATGTTGCGGCGGTGATTGTTGAAGTGGAAGCAAGTTGA